The Haloarchaeobius amylolyticus genome window below encodes:
- a CDS encoding acyl-CoA dehydrogenase family protein — MELTTEQAAVRDVVREFAEEELRPVAAECDAEQTFPEDVWDQLADLDLTGLTVPEEYGGYDADPMTYAIINEELAYGMLSVATALSVHGLATSCIAEFGDEDLKEAWLPEMTTGRPVGAFALSEPEAGSNPAEMSTVARRDGDEFVIDGKKQWITNGKRGDVVILFAKTDRDDPGSITQFLVPKSEVDGLEVGKKEDKLGLRASDTTTLMFDGVRIPEAYQLTEEGKGLSAAFHILTGGRIAIAAQSVGLAQAAFDEALQYAQDREQFDQPISDFQAIRHKLADMQTQLTAGRLLTREAARKKTAGDQMETAFAASQAKYFASEAAMDVTNEAVQIHGGYGYTTDFPVERFYRDAKILTIYEGTSEIQKKIIARHLLD, encoded by the coding sequence ATGGAACTGACAACGGAGCAGGCGGCGGTCCGGGACGTCGTCCGGGAGTTCGCCGAGGAGGAACTGCGGCCGGTCGCGGCCGAGTGCGACGCCGAGCAGACCTTCCCCGAGGACGTGTGGGACCAGCTCGCCGACCTCGACCTGACCGGGCTCACCGTCCCCGAGGAGTACGGCGGCTACGACGCCGACCCGATGACCTACGCCATCATCAACGAGGAACTCGCCTACGGGATGCTCTCGGTGGCGACCGCCCTCTCGGTCCACGGCCTCGCGACCTCCTGCATCGCCGAGTTCGGCGACGAGGACCTCAAGGAGGCGTGGCTGCCCGAGATGACCACGGGCCGGCCGGTCGGCGCGTTCGCCCTCTCCGAGCCCGAGGCCGGCTCGAACCCGGCCGAGATGTCGACGGTGGCCCGCCGCGACGGCGACGAGTTCGTCATCGACGGCAAGAAGCAGTGGATCACGAACGGGAAGCGCGGCGACGTCGTCATCCTGTTCGCGAAGACCGACCGCGACGACCCCGGCTCCATCACCCAGTTCCTCGTCCCCAAGAGCGAGGTCGACGGGCTCGAGGTCGGCAAGAAGGAGGACAAGCTCGGCCTGCGCGCCTCCGACACGACGACGCTGATGTTCGACGGGGTCCGCATCCCCGAGGCGTACCAGCTCACCGAGGAGGGCAAGGGTCTCTCGGCGGCCTTCCACATCCTCACCGGCGGCCGCATCGCCATCGCCGCCCAGTCGGTCGGGCTCGCCCAGGCCGCCTTCGACGAGGCGCTGCAGTACGCCCAGGACCGCGAGCAGTTCGACCAGCCCATCTCGGACTTCCAGGCCATCCGCCACAAGCTCGCGGACATGCAGACACAGCTCACCGCGGGTCGCCTGCTCACCCGCGAGGCCGCCCGGAAGAAGACCGCGGGCGACCAGATGGAGACCGCCTTCGCCGCCTCCCAGGCGAAGTACTTCGCCAGCGAGGCCGCGATGGACGTGACCAACGAGGCCGTCCAGATACACGGCGGCTACGGCTACACGACCGACTTCCCGGTCGAGCGCTTCTACCGCGACGCGAAGATCCTCACCATCTACGAGGGCACCTCGGAGATACAGAAGAAGATCATCGCCCGCCACCTGCTCGACTGA
- a CDS encoding HAD family hydrolase: MTSEYDGVVYDLDGTLVRLDVDWEAVASDVTTVYREAGVSPDGRDLWGLFEDAPEHGLRDPVHEAIAHHEREGARTSDRLPLADALAEDYRPIAVCSLNCEAACHIALETHGLSDHVRAVVGRDTVATYKPHPEPLLTAVSAIDRHPRSVVFVGDSERDEQTARRAGTDFEWV; this comes from the coding sequence GTGACGAGCGAGTACGACGGCGTCGTGTACGACCTCGACGGGACCCTGGTCCGCCTCGACGTGGACTGGGAGGCGGTCGCCAGCGACGTGACGACGGTATACCGGGAGGCCGGGGTCTCGCCCGACGGCCGGGACCTCTGGGGCCTGTTCGAGGACGCCCCCGAGCACGGCCTGCGCGACCCGGTCCACGAGGCCATCGCGCACCACGAGCGCGAGGGGGCACGGACCTCCGACCGCCTCCCGCTGGCCGACGCCCTCGCCGAGGACTACCGGCCGATCGCGGTCTGTTCGCTGAACTGCGAGGCCGCCTGCCACATCGCGCTGGAGACCCACGGCCTCAGCGACCACGTCCGCGCCGTGGTCGGGCGGGACACCGTCGCGACGTACAAACCGCATCCGGAACCGTTGCTCACCGCCGTCTCGGCCATCGACAGACACCCGCGGTCGGTCGTCTTCGTCGGCGACAGCGAGCGCGACGAACAGACCGCGCGGCGCGCCGGCACCGACTTCGAGTGGGTCTGA
- a CDS encoding DUF5822 domain-containing protein: MTGDDEEGASDAPAAADEPRDEPSGGPSTREAVETDDLYAWVMQTTFVVTILVGAPLVAIFSVLFDLTSWAARAEFAVRIGAIVWFVTAIGVFVYAKKYREPTGEAGEAGETGDATETGDTSA; the protein is encoded by the coding sequence GTGACAGGGGACGACGAGGAAGGCGCCAGCGACGCTCCGGCCGCGGCCGACGAACCGCGAGACGAGCCTTCGGGCGGGCCGAGCACCCGCGAGGCCGTCGAGACGGACGACCTCTACGCCTGGGTCATGCAGACCACCTTCGTCGTCACCATCCTCGTCGGCGCGCCGCTGGTCGCCATCTTCTCCGTGCTGTTCGACCTCACGTCGTGGGCCGCCCGCGCCGAGTTCGCGGTCCGCATCGGTGCCATCGTCTGGTTCGTCACCGCTATCGGCGTGTTCGTCTACGCGAAGAAGTACCGCGAGCCGACCGGTGAGGCCGGCGAGGCAGGTGAAACCGGGGACGCCACCGAAACCGGCGATACGAGCGCCTGA
- the panB gene encoding 3-methyl-2-oxobutanoate hydroxymethyltransferase, producing the protein MPTTVRDVLAKSGEEPITMLTAYDAVTAEIVDERGIDMILVGDSVGNTVLGHDSTLPVTVDQMASHTAAVARATENALVIADMPFLSYGHDEAESIENAGRMLKEAGAHAVKLECGEHTVDLTERMVQLGIPVQAHLGLTPQRVNQTGYARQGTSNEEAERILDLARQHEAAGAFSLVLEHVPSNVAAQVTEAIDIPTIGIGAGPDCDGQVLVVDDAVGLSDWTPSFVREFGNLREEMTSAIDSYREAVESGEFPGEEHSHVEEDLDELY; encoded by the coding sequence ATGCCAACCACGGTGCGAGACGTGCTCGCGAAGTCGGGGGAGGAGCCCATCACGATGCTCACCGCCTACGACGCGGTGACCGCCGAGATCGTCGACGAGCGGGGGATCGACATGATCCTCGTCGGCGATAGCGTCGGCAACACGGTCCTCGGCCACGACTCGACGCTCCCGGTGACCGTCGACCAGATGGCGAGTCACACCGCCGCCGTCGCACGCGCGACCGAGAACGCACTCGTCATCGCGGACATGCCGTTCCTCTCCTACGGCCACGACGAGGCCGAGAGCATCGAGAACGCGGGGCGCATGCTCAAGGAGGCGGGCGCACACGCGGTGAAACTCGAATGCGGGGAGCACACCGTCGACCTGACCGAGCGGATGGTCCAGCTCGGCATCCCCGTCCAGGCCCACCTCGGCCTGACGCCCCAGCGCGTCAACCAGACCGGCTACGCCCGCCAGGGCACCTCGAACGAGGAGGCAGAACGCATCCTCGACCTCGCGCGCCAGCACGAGGCGGCCGGCGCCTTCTCGCTCGTGCTCGAACACGTCCCCTCGAACGTCGCCGCGCAGGTGACCGAGGCCATCGACATCCCCACCATCGGCATCGGGGCCGGCCCGGACTGCGACGGGCAGGTGCTCGTCGTCGACGACGCGGTCGGGCTGTCGGACTGGACGCCGTCGTTCGTCAGGGAGTTCGGGAACCTCCGCGAGGAGATGACGAGCGCCATCGACAGCTACCGCGAGGCGGTCGAGTCCGGCGAGTTCCCCGGCGAGGAACACAGCCACGTCGAGGAGGACCTGGACGAACTGTACTGA
- a CDS encoding alpha/beta fold hydrolase, which translates to MQTITHHGRRTAYEVSDRGGDGAPVLFVHGSGGTRRLWKSQSRLSDDRPVVTLDLSGHGESDDIDADPGYESLSAYADDVLAVAEETDASVVVGNSLGGAVVMHLLLERDHDFDGAVLAGTGAKLAVLDDLREWLADDFERAIEFLHDEDRLFHDPDPRLEELSIQGMRACGRAVTERDFLTCHEFDVRDEVARIDVPTLCLVGEYDYLTPPHYHEFLAERIDDCELTIVEEAAHLAMLERPDAFNAAVSGFCERVGE; encoded by the coding sequence ATGCAGACCATCACGCACCACGGCCGCCGGACTGCGTACGAGGTATCCGACCGCGGTGGCGACGGGGCCCCGGTCCTGTTCGTCCACGGGAGCGGGGGAACACGACGCCTCTGGAAGTCCCAGTCGCGCCTGAGCGACGACCGACCCGTGGTCACGCTCGACCTGAGCGGGCACGGCGAGAGCGACGACATCGACGCCGACCCCGGCTACGAGTCGCTCTCGGCGTACGCGGACGACGTGTTGGCCGTCGCCGAGGAGACCGACGCGAGCGTCGTCGTCGGGAACTCGCTCGGTGGCGCCGTCGTCATGCACCTGCTGCTGGAGCGCGACCACGACTTCGACGGGGCCGTTCTCGCCGGGACCGGCGCGAAACTCGCCGTCCTCGACGACCTGCGCGAGTGGCTGGCGGACGACTTCGAGCGCGCAATCGAGTTCCTCCACGACGAGGACCGCCTCTTCCACGACCCGGACCCCCGCCTCGAAGAGCTCTCCATCCAGGGGATGCGGGCCTGCGGCCGCGCGGTCACCGAACGCGACTTCCTGACCTGCCACGAGTTCGACGTGCGCGACGAGGTGGCCCGCATCGACGTGCCGACGCTCTGTCTCGTCGGCGAGTACGACTACCTGACGCCGCCGCACTACCACGAGTTCCTCGCCGAGCGCATCGACGACTGCGAGCTGACCATCGTCGAGGAGGCGGCACATCTGGCGATGCTGGAACGGCCGGACGCGTTCAACGCCGCCGTCTCGGGGTTCTGTGAGCGAGTTGGAGAATAG
- a CDS encoding DUF7127 family protein has protein sequence MHLQEFVSGSERFVRHYAYDDVHVIAADLGALGSEATVDVAGDTVIVVPSDDHDQFEIEVPGTARAFIRNGILTIEMEVDA, from the coding sequence ATGCACTTACAAGAATTCGTCTCTGGAAGCGAGCGGTTCGTTCGCCACTACGCCTACGACGACGTGCACGTCATCGCCGCCGACCTCGGCGCTCTCGGTTCCGAGGCGACCGTGGACGTCGCCGGTGACACCGTCATCGTCGTCCCGAGCGACGACCACGACCAGTTCGAGATCGAGGTCCCCGGGACCGCGCGAGCGTTTATCAGAAACGGCATCCTCACTATCGAGATGGAGGTCGATGCATGA
- a CDS encoding CDC48 family AAA ATPase gives MKLTVKPLKQKDAGRGLAAIDRVSMQELDLENGDYIEISGKGDGGAVARVWPGYPEDQGQGVIRIDGRIRQQANVGIDDRVEVEKADVKPAKSVTVALPQNLRIRGNIGPLVRDKLSGQAVKGGQTVPFSLSFGPMAGSGQSVPLKIASTNPSGTVIVTDSTDIQISEKPAEQISGGAGGGGREGVPSVTYEDIGGLDKELDQVREMIELPMRHPELFKQLGIEPPKGVLLHGPPGTGKTLIAKAVANEIDAHFHTISGPEIMSKYYGESEEQLREVFEEAEENQPAIVFIDEIDSIASKRGEASGDVERRVVAQLLSLMDGLEERGQVTVIAATNRVDALDPALRRGGRFDREIEIGVPDKEGRLEIMQVHTRSMPLSDSVDLDQYAENTHGFVGADIESLAKEAAMNALRRIRPELDLEQEEIDAEVLENLKVTEGDFKEAMKSVKPSAMREVFVEVPDVTWNDVGGLNDTKERLRETIQWPLDYPEVFQAMDLEAARGVLMYGPPGTGKTLLAKAVANEANSNFISIKGPELLNKYVGESEKGVREVFDKARSNAPTVIFFDEIDSIATERGRHSGDSGVGERVVSQLLTELDGLEDLEDVVVIATTNRPDLIDSALLRPGRLDRHVHVPVPDEEGREKIFEVHTRNKPLADGVDLEWLAKKTEGYVGADIEAVCREASLAATREFINSVDPDDMDDSVTNVRITKEHFEQALKEVTASVTEETKERYAEIEQRFGREQPELEEREFGRTFQ, from the coding sequence ATGAAACTCACCGTCAAACCACTCAAACAGAAGGACGCGGGCCGCGGCCTCGCCGCCATCGACCGCGTCTCCATGCAGGAACTGGACCTGGAGAACGGCGACTACATCGAGATCAGCGGGAAGGGTGACGGCGGCGCCGTCGCCCGCGTCTGGCCCGGCTACCCCGAGGACCAGGGCCAGGGCGTCATCCGCATCGACGGGCGCATCCGCCAGCAGGCCAACGTCGGCATCGACGACCGCGTCGAGGTCGAGAAGGCCGACGTCAAGCCCGCCAAGAGCGTCACGGTCGCCCTTCCGCAGAACCTGCGCATCCGCGGGAACATCGGCCCCCTCGTCCGCGACAAACTGAGCGGACAGGCCGTCAAGGGCGGCCAGACCGTCCCGTTCTCGCTCTCGTTCGGCCCGATGGCCGGCAGCGGCCAGTCCGTCCCGCTGAAGATCGCATCGACCAACCCCTCGGGGACGGTCATCGTGACCGACTCGACCGACATCCAGATCAGCGAGAAGCCCGCCGAGCAGATCAGCGGCGGCGCCGGCGGTGGCGGCCGCGAGGGCGTCCCCAGCGTCACCTACGAGGACATCGGTGGCCTCGACAAGGAGCTCGACCAGGTCCGCGAGATGATCGAGCTCCCGATGCGCCACCCCGAGCTGTTCAAGCAACTCGGCATCGAGCCGCCGAAGGGCGTGCTCCTGCACGGCCCGCCGGGCACCGGGAAGACCCTCATCGCGAAGGCCGTCGCCAACGAGATCGACGCGCACTTCCACACCATCTCGGGCCCCGAGATCATGTCCAAGTACTACGGGGAGTCCGAGGAGCAGCTCCGTGAGGTGTTCGAGGAGGCCGAGGAGAACCAGCCCGCCATCGTCTTCATCGACGAGATCGACTCCATCGCGTCCAAGCGCGGCGAGGCCTCCGGCGACGTGGAACGCCGCGTCGTCGCCCAGCTCCTCTCGCTGATGGACGGCCTCGAAGAGCGCGGCCAGGTCACCGTCATCGCGGCGACCAACCGCGTCGACGCCCTCGACCCCGCGCTCCGCCGCGGTGGCCGGTTCGACCGCGAGATCGAGATCGGCGTCCCCGACAAGGAGGGCCGCCTCGAGATCATGCAGGTCCACACCCGCAGCATGCCGCTGTCGGACAGCGTGGACCTCGACCAGTACGCCGAGAACACCCACGGGTTCGTCGGCGCCGACATCGAGAGCCTCGCCAAGGAGGCCGCGATGAACGCGCTCCGGCGCATCCGTCCCGAACTCGACCTCGAACAGGAGGAGATCGACGCCGAGGTCCTGGAGAACCTCAAAGTCACCGAGGGCGATTTCAAGGAGGCCATGAAGTCGGTCAAACCCTCGGCGATGCGCGAGGTGTTCGTCGAGGTCCCCGACGTCACGTGGAACGACGTCGGCGGCCTGAACGACACCAAAGAACGCCTCCGCGAGACCATCCAGTGGCCGCTGGACTACCCCGAGGTGTTCCAGGCGATGGACCTCGAGGCCGCCCGCGGCGTTCTGATGTACGGCCCGCCGGGCACCGGGAAGACCCTGCTGGCGAAGGCCGTCGCCAACGAGGCCAACAGCAACTTCATCTCCATCAAGGGGCCGGAGCTGCTGAACAAGTACGTCGGCGAGTCCGAGAAGGGCGTCCGCGAGGTGTTCGACAAGGCACGGTCGAACGCCCCGACGGTCATCTTCTTCGACGAGATCGACTCCATCGCCACCGAACGTGGCCGCCACTCCGGTGACTCCGGCGTCGGCGAACGCGTCGTCTCGCAGCTGCTGACCGAACTCGACGGGCTCGAGGACCTGGAGGACGTTGTCGTCATCGCGACGACCAACCGTCCCGACCTCATCGACAGCGCCCTGCTGCGCCCGGGCCGGCTGGACCGTCACGTCCACGTCCCCGTCCCCGACGAGGAGGGCCGCGAGAAGATCTTCGAGGTCCACACCCGGAACAAGCCGCTGGCCGACGGCGTCGACCTCGAATGGCTCGCGAAGAAGACCGAGGGCTACGTCGGCGCGGACATCGAGGCCGTCTGCCGCGAAGCCTCCCTCGCCGCGACCCGCGAGTTCATCAACAGCGTCGACCCCGACGACATGGACGACTCCGTCACCAACGTCCGCATCACCAAGGAGCACTTCGAACAGGCGCTCAAGGAGGTGACCGCGAGCGTGACCGAGGAGACCAAGGAACGCTACGCCGAGATCGAACAGCGCTTCGGCCGGGAACAGCCCGAACTCGAAGAGCGCGAGTTCGGTCGGACGTTCCAATAG
- a CDS encoding GNAT family N-acetyltransferase: MDLVELPADEAAVRRFVESLWLPYNRELEATVEQFALADDVDLVAEEVPFRVDRVDTDGYRLWVAVDGATAADSLADVDGEFAGFVAAELDPAPSVFDRPDRLFVCDIYVREPYRGTGLADELFDRLRDWAREAGCEEFSLDPHVDNERAIAFYEKLGFETTQVHMVASVEE; this comes from the coding sequence ATGGACCTCGTCGAACTCCCCGCCGACGAAGCCGCCGTCCGTCGTTTCGTCGAATCCCTCTGGCTACCCTACAACCGCGAACTCGAGGCGACCGTCGAGCAGTTCGCCCTCGCTGACGACGTCGACCTCGTCGCCGAGGAGGTGCCGTTCCGGGTCGACCGAGTCGATACCGACGGCTACCGGCTGTGGGTCGCCGTCGACGGTGCCACCGCCGCGGACAGCCTCGCCGACGTCGACGGCGAGTTCGCCGGCTTCGTCGCGGCCGAACTCGACCCCGCCCCGAGCGTCTTCGACCGGCCGGACCGCCTGTTCGTCTGTGACATCTACGTCCGCGAGCCCTACCGCGGGACGGGACTGGCCGACGAGCTGTTCGACCGCCTGCGGGACTGGGCTCGCGAGGCGGGCTGCGAGGAGTTCAGTCTCGACCCACACGTGGACAACGAGCGAGCCATCGCCTTCTACGAGAAACTCGGCTTCGAGACGACCCAGGTCCACATGGTCGCCAGCGTAGAGGAATGA
- a CDS encoding outer membrane protein assembly factor BamB family protein: MPSRRDYCKRLALTAGGIGLAGCATTLSDRTDPAGGPGTGDAPTTPASDADPVDWTEFGVDSGNTGFAPGNTGPGDPSVAWTGIGSKATVNCSPAVVDGTVFVGGDAVYAFDAESGERRWRYQTGPFVPCAPAVVDGVVYTAHSDGAVLALDAETGEAVWTHETNHNLWSQALTVHDGSVYVGTAGTMPAVVSGDTDESKAGLLVALDADSGEKQWEFGATDWFTGPAVGDGLVFAGNEEDRFYAVDVETGEEQWRWDAKTFAAPPTYHDGTVYVGLHGSGACVALDAQTGEVRWRTDLGTPNVKCSPAVDGDHVFVAGKRTTGVLLGGGEDDGTETETTEPATTTASGPAADGNYGRLQALSVADGSVAWTYDSDGDFRSSPAVTADAIYVGNGEGIVSVARADGSERWRVAFEKYVNSSPAVVDGRAYVGCADGNLYCLADEA; this comes from the coding sequence ATGCCCTCCCGTCGCGACTACTGCAAGCGACTCGCCCTCACGGCCGGCGGTATCGGTCTCGCGGGCTGTGCGACCACGCTCTCCGACCGGACCGACCCGGCCGGCGGTCCCGGAACCGGGGATGCGCCGACCACCCCCGCCAGCGATGCCGACCCGGTCGACTGGACCGAATTCGGCGTCGATTCGGGGAACACGGGCTTCGCGCCCGGGAACACCGGTCCCGGCGACCCGTCGGTCGCGTGGACCGGCATCGGGTCGAAGGCGACCGTGAACTGCTCGCCGGCTGTGGTCGATGGGACGGTCTTCGTCGGCGGCGACGCCGTCTACGCCTTCGACGCCGAATCTGGCGAGCGACGCTGGCGATACCAGACCGGGCCCTTCGTCCCCTGTGCGCCGGCGGTCGTCGACGGGGTCGTCTACACCGCCCACAGCGACGGGGCGGTCCTAGCCCTCGACGCGGAGACCGGCGAGGCGGTCTGGACCCACGAGACGAACCACAACCTGTGGTCGCAGGCGCTCACGGTCCACGACGGGTCGGTCTACGTCGGGACCGCCGGGACCATGCCCGCGGTCGTCAGCGGCGACACCGACGAGTCGAAGGCCGGCCTGCTGGTGGCACTCGACGCTGACTCCGGCGAGAAGCAGTGGGAGTTCGGCGCGACCGACTGGTTCACCGGGCCGGCCGTCGGCGACGGCCTGGTCTTCGCCGGGAACGAGGAGGACCGGTTCTACGCGGTCGACGTCGAGACCGGCGAGGAGCAGTGGCGCTGGGACGCCAAGACCTTCGCCGCGCCGCCGACGTACCACGACGGGACGGTCTACGTGGGGCTCCATGGGAGTGGAGCGTGTGTGGCTCTGGACGCCCAGACCGGCGAGGTTCGCTGGCGGACCGACCTCGGGACGCCCAACGTGAAGTGCTCGCCGGCGGTCGACGGGGACCACGTCTTCGTCGCCGGGAAGCGAACCACCGGGGTCCTCCTGGGGGGTGGGGAGGACGACGGGACGGAGACCGAAACCACCGAGCCCGCGACCACGACGGCCAGCGGCCCGGCCGCCGACGGGAACTACGGTCGGCTACAGGCGCTCTCGGTCGCGGACGGGAGCGTCGCCTGGACCTACGACTCCGACGGCGACTTCCGGTCCTCGCCGGCGGTCACCGCAGACGCGATCTACGTCGGGAACGGCGAGGGCATCGTCTCGGTCGCCCGCGCCGACGGGAGCGAGCGCTGGCGGGTCGCGTTCGAGAAGTACGTGAACTCGTCCCCGGCGGTCGTCGACGGCCGGGCCTACGTCGGCTGCGCCGACGGCAACCTGTACTGTCTGGCCGACGAGGCGTGA
- a CDS encoding amino acid permease, protein MVERTRSLGFWVAFAMGLGTMIAAGIFSLSGQAVHDVGSSAVVAFVIAAVVAGVTAASYSEFASIYAQNGGGYLFSSQTFDSDRLTFAVGMSLFLGYTGTTAFYLATMDHWVRKFILPAGIHLPHGLVGILTALALGALNAGGTEESGTFQVAVTGLKVIVLLIFVGGALQFAGVLPAVGEFAGNFETKPVGIVSTAGTAFITFFGFSAIAASAGEIIEPRKNVPKAIAASMLTVTVLYIFVIVALVNTPASVRGALTAGETAMGTVAKAFIGPIGQWVIVAGAVFSMISASNASILAGSGIGYLMGRRGQAPRDLSRVHPDYETPLYAVGAVTGAIVALIAVFVWLLGAGGPVHIGLAGLTNFATLNLLAPLAVVNVALVYSRRRHPDLDRPFEVPFGSVLPVVGVVANVALIGFLAVKGMRFGSAPEGAQFVTAVGGTTVALLPSVLGLVAGVVVEVVAVAAYLAWGGEADVEDLVSEVETPEPADEAAATTADEDAFTVLVPVERVQNAATFGRIAARLGRKAGTDTVVRFLRVTQVPDQTPTDAVDEVAAERASRLTEALDDADLAVSYEVDAHVSRDLGYDIVSTARDVDADRIVMGYPEKNVAAVEKVEYDAPCDTVFVDGEMADADFDRVVVGAGAGPHHEALLASAPSLVQSGGQVHVVSVVPRGNDGTPEDAAETTAAFDEATVEHHDVHSSDVATSLVLAAEEHDAVLLVGASRTRRLRRWVFGSTPDRVVERADEAGVPVLVYAAESGAQRRLEEWSFPVYRYLRRAVPT, encoded by the coding sequence ATGGTAGAGCGAACTCGCTCGCTGGGCTTCTGGGTCGCCTTCGCGATGGGGCTCGGGACGATGATCGCCGCCGGCATCTTCTCGCTGTCGGGCCAGGCCGTCCACGACGTCGGGTCGAGTGCCGTCGTCGCGTTCGTCATCGCGGCCGTCGTCGCCGGGGTGACCGCGGCATCCTACTCGGAGTTCGCATCGATATACGCACAGAACGGTGGCGGCTACCTGTTCTCGTCGCAGACGTTCGACAGTGACCGGTTGACGTTCGCGGTCGGCATGTCGCTGTTCCTCGGCTACACGGGGACGACCGCGTTCTACCTCGCCACGATGGACCACTGGGTCCGCAAGTTCATCCTCCCGGCCGGCATCCACCTCCCGCACGGGCTGGTCGGCATCCTCACCGCGCTCGCCCTCGGCGCGCTGAACGCGGGCGGGACCGAGGAGAGCGGGACGTTCCAGGTCGCGGTGACCGGGCTCAAGGTCATCGTACTCCTCATATTCGTCGGCGGGGCGCTGCAGTTCGCCGGGGTCCTGCCCGCGGTCGGCGAGTTCGCCGGGAACTTCGAGACCAAGCCCGTCGGCATCGTCTCGACGGCCGGGACCGCCTTCATCACCTTCTTCGGCTTCTCCGCCATCGCCGCCAGCGCCGGCGAGATAATCGAGCCGCGGAAGAACGTCCCGAAGGCCATCGCGGCGAGCATGCTGACGGTGACGGTGCTCTACATCTTCGTCATCGTCGCCCTCGTCAACACGCCGGCGAGCGTGCGGGGCGCCCTGACCGCCGGCGAGACCGCGATGGGGACGGTCGCGAAGGCCTTCATCGGCCCCATCGGGCAGTGGGTCATCGTCGCGGGGGCGGTGTTCTCGATGATCAGCGCCTCGAACGCCAGCATCCTCGCCGGTAGCGGAATCGGCTACCTGATGGGCCGGCGGGGACAGGCTCCACGCGACCTCTCGCGGGTCCACCCCGACTACGAGACGCCACTCTACGCGGTGGGGGCGGTCACCGGCGCCATCGTCGCGCTCATCGCGGTCTTCGTCTGGTTGCTCGGTGCGGGCGGGCCGGTCCACATCGGGCTGGCGGGGCTGACGAACTTCGCGACGCTGAACCTGCTCGCGCCGCTCGCGGTCGTGAACGTCGCGCTCGTCTACTCCCGCCGCCGGCACCCGGACCTCGACCGGCCCTTCGAGGTGCCCTTCGGGTCGGTGTTGCCGGTCGTGGGCGTCGTCGCGAACGTCGCCCTCATCGGCTTCCTCGCGGTGAAGGGCATGCGCTTCGGGAGCGCCCCCGAGGGCGCGCAGTTCGTCACGGCGGTCGGCGGGACGACCGTGGCCCTGCTGCCCTCGGTGCTCGGGCTGGTCGCCGGGGTCGTCGTCGAGGTCGTCGCCGTCGCCGCCTACCTCGCCTGGGGCGGCGAGGCCGACGTTGAGGACCTCGTCAGCGAGGTCGAGACGCCCGAACCGGCCGACGAAGCCGCCGCGACGACCGCCGACGAGGACGCCTTCACGGTGCTCGTGCCGGTCGAACGCGTCCAGAACGCCGCCACGTTCGGCCGCATCGCGGCCCGGCTCGGTCGGAAGGCGGGGACCGACACCGTCGTCCGCTTCCTCCGGGTGACGCAGGTCCCGGACCAGACGCCGACCGACGCCGTCGACGAGGTCGCCGCAGAGCGAGCGTCCCGGCTGACGGAGGCGCTCGACGACGCGGACCTCGCGGTCTCCTACGAGGTCGACGCGCACGTCTCGCGCGACCTCGGCTACGACATCGTCTCGACCGCCCGCGACGTGGACGCGGACCGCATCGTCATGGGGTACCCCGAGAAGAACGTCGCCGCCGTCGAGAAGGTGGAGTACGACGCGCCCTGTGACACCGTCTTCGTCGACGGGGAGATGGCCGACGCCGACTTCGACCGGGTCGTCGTCGGGGCCGGTGCGGGCCCCCATCACGAGGCGTTGCTCGCCAGCGCCCCGTCGCTGGTCCAGTCCGGCGGGCAGGTCCACGTGGTCTCGGTCGTCCCCCGCGGCAACGACGGCACGCCCGAGGACGCCGCCGAGACCACGGCCGCCTTCGACGAGGCGACGGTCGAGCACCACGACGTGCACTCCTCGGACGTGGCGACCTCGCTCGTCCTCGCCGCCGAGGAGCACGACGCCGTGTTGCTCGTCGGCGCCTCCCGGACCCGGCGGCTCCGGCGCTGGGTCTTCGGCAGCACGCCCGACCGGGTCGTCGAGCGAGCGGACGAGGCCGGGGTGCCGGTGCTGGTCTACGCGGCCGAGTCCGGCGCCCAGCGTCGCCTCGAGGAGTGGTCGTTCCCGGTCTACCGGTACCTGCGGCGGGCCGTGCCGACGTGA